Proteins encoded within one genomic window of Lampris incognitus isolate fLamInc1 chromosome 1, fLamInc1.hap2, whole genome shotgun sequence:
- the asb12a gene encoding ankyrin repeat and SOCS box protein 12a yields the protein MVLGQHVTMSLMDISKIFSLLQPREEDEDNEQCQVLNRVVSSDDVALLSELLSQESYRKCINARSGWGIPVTPLRTAAALGHLRCLEVLLEHGAEIDSLDVKAQTPLFTAVSGKHLDCVVALLKAGADPNGSQYNNCSPVLTAAREGDVDVLRELLRFGAEVDVRPKVPDWASNATACRGPLYISAVYGHLDCFKLLLLHGANPNFNCTEEKMLARIKQPKTVLEMCLRYGCGIEYTQLLIDFGADVYLPTLIIDKTTKQNEAVVLLLKERVCPKTLMSQTRLAIRRYLLLTNKEPAIERLDIPQILRNYLKHVNSEL from the exons ATGGTTCTGGGCCAACATGTCACCATGAGTTTGATGGACATTTCTAAGATCTTCTCCCTGCTGCAGCccagggaggaggatgaggacAATGAGCAGTGTCAGGTTTTAAACCGGGTGGTAAGCAGCGATGACGTGGCCCTGCTGTCTGAGCTGCTGTCTCAGGAGAGTTACAGGAAGTGTATAAATGCCCGGAGTGGATGGGGGATCCCAGTAACACCGCTGCGGACTGCCGCCGCACTGGGACACCTGAGGTGCCTGGAGGTGTTGCTGGAACATGGTGCAGAG ATCGACAGCCTGGATGTGAAGGCCCAGACCCCTCTGTTTACAGCCGTCAGCGGGAAGCAtctggactgtgtggtggctctgCTGAAGGCTGGAGCTGATCCCAACGGCAGCCAGTACAACAACTGCTCCCCGGTGCTGACTGCGGCCCGGGAGGGCGACGTGGACGTGCTTCGGGAGCTGCTACGGTTCGGAGCCGAGGTGGACGTCAGGCCAAAAGTACCCGATTGGGCCTCCAACGCTACAGCCTGCAGAGGGCCGCTCTATATCTCGGCCGTGTACGGACACCTGGATTGCTTTAAGCTCCTGCTTCTTCACGGGGCCAACCCCAACTTCAACTGCACAGAGGAGAAGATGCTGGCCAGGATAAAGCAGCCCAAGACAGTGCTGGAGATGTGTCTCCGCTACGGCTGTGGGATCGAGTACACCCAACTTCTCATAGACTTTGGGGCGGACGTGTATCTACCTACACTTATCATTGACAAGACCACAAAGCAGAACGAAGCAGTGGTTCTACTGCTCAAGGAGAGAG ttTGCCCCAAAACACTGATGTCACAGACACGGCTAGCAATTCGAAGGTACCTCCTGCTCACTAATAAAGAGCCTGCCATCGAACGTTTGGACATTCCTCAGATCCTGCGCAACTACCTGAAGCATGTAAACTCTGAACTCTGA